A DNA window from Hordeum vulgare subsp. vulgare chromosome 1H, MorexV3_pseudomolecules_assembly, whole genome shotgun sequence contains the following coding sequences:
- the LOC123411548 gene encoding phosphoinositide phospholipase C 2-like, with translation MTTYRVCCFLRRFRPASNEPSEAIGDVFQAYAGADGALGEEALRRFLREVQGEAGDDDVEAAAREVMAFAAEHRLLKKGGGGLTVEGFHRWLCSDANAALHPRRGVHDDMGLPLSHYFIYTGHNSYLTGNQLSSGCSEVPIAKALRDGVRVIELDLWPNAAKDDVEVLHGRTWTSPVDLMKCLEAIKEHAFISSPYPVILTLEDHLTPHLQAKVAKMIKETFGDLLYLSESEAMPVFPSPEDLRGKIIISTKPPKEYLETKSSKEEAQNGSTEEESVWGDEIPDNKAQVATACQVSEKDSERYVEEDEEMEKKVQLGVNAEYKTLISISLTRRKHDMDQDLKVDPEKVSRMSLGEAAYEKATITHGSEIIKFTQRNLLRIFPKTTRITSSNYNPLMGWSYGAQMVAANMQGHGRKLWLTKGMFRANGGCGYVKKPDFLMNTDKMFDPRSKLPVKTRLKVTVYMGDGWRFDFRKTHFDKCSPPDFYARVGIAGVVADTMMKETKVIMDNWIPTWDHEFEFPLAVPELALLRVEVHESDNHQKDDFAGQTCLPVWELRSGIRSVRLYARDGEVLRSVKLLMRFEFS, from the exons ATGACGACGTACAGGGTGTGCTGCTTCCTCCGGCGGTTCCGGCCGGCGTCCAACGAGCCGTCGGAGGCCATCGGGGACGTGTTCCAGGCCTACGCCGGCGCCGACGGCGCGCTCGGGGAGGAGGCGCTCAGGAGGTTCCTCCGGGAGGTGCAGGGGGAGGccggcgacgacgacgtcgaggcggcggcgagggaggtCATGGCCTTCGCGGCGGAGCACCGGCTGCTCAAGAAGGGCGGCGGGGGGCTCACCGTCGAGGGCTTCCACCGGTGGCTCTGCAGCGACGCCAACGCCGCCCTCCATCCTCGCCGTGGG GTTCACGATGACATGGGTCTGCCGCTGTCGCACTACTTCATCTACACGGGCCACAACTCGTACCTGACCGGGAACCAGCTGAGCAGCGGGTGCAGCGAGGTGCCCATCGCCAAGGCCCTCCGCGACGGCGTCAGGGTCATCGAGCTCGACCTCTGGCCCAACGCCGCCAAGGACGACGTCGAGGTCCTCCACGGCAG AACATGGACGTCGCCGGTGGACCTGATGAAATGTCTGGAGGCCATCAAGGAgcacgccttcatctcctccccgtACCCGGTCATCCTCACCCTCGAAGATCACCTCACTCCCCATCTTCAAGCCAAAGTAGCAAAG ATGATCAAGGAGACATTCGGGGACTTGCTCTACCTCTCAGAGTCCGAGGCAATGCCTGTGTTCCCTTCCCCTGAGGACCTCAGGGGCAAGATCATCATATCGACCAAACCGCCAAAAGAGTACCTTGAAACCAAGAGCAGCAAGGAGGAGGCCCAAAATGGTAGCACAGAGGAGGAGAGCGTCTGGGGGGATGAGATCCCCGACAACAAGGCTCAGGTGGCTACTGCTTGCCAG GTTTCAGAGAAGGACAGCGAGCGGTATGTGGAAGAGGATgaagagatggagaagaaggtaCAATTGGGGGTCAATGCAGAGTATAAAACTCTCATCTCAATCAGCCTCACCCGAAGAAAGCACGACATGGATCAGGATCTCAAGGTTGATCCCGAGAAAGTGTCTCGGATGAGCTTGGGGGAGGCGGCATACGAGAAGGCCACcattacacatggatctgaaattaTAAA GTTTACACAGAGGAACTTGCTACGGATTTTCCCAAAGACAACGCGCATTACTTCGTCCAATTACAATCCACTGATGGGCTGGAGTTATGGAGCTCAGATGGTTGCAGCAAACATGCAG GGCCATGGAAGGAAACTATGGCTGACTAAAGGGATGTTCCGGGCAAATGGTGGTTGTGGTTATGTGAAAAAGCCTGATTTCCTTATGAACACGGATAAAATGTTTGACCCAAGATCCAAATTACCAGTGAAGACAAGGCTCAAG GTGACTGTCTACATGGGAGACGGGTGGCGATTTGATTTCCGCAAGACACATTTCGATAAGTGCTCGCCACCAGACTTTTATGCAAGG GTGGGTATAGCAGGAGTTGTTGCAGACACAATGATGAAGGAGACGAAGGTGATCATGGACAACTGGATACCGACATGGGACCACGAGTTCGAGTTCCCGTTGGCCGTGCCAGAGCTCGCGCTGCTCCGGGTCGAGGTGCACGAGTCCGACAACCACCAGAAGGACGACTTCGCCGGCCAGACCTGCCTGCCGGTCTGGGAGCTCCGGTCTGGGATACGCTCCGTCAGGCTCTACGCCCGCGACGGCGAGGTGCTGCGCTCGGTCAAGCTCCTCATGCGCTTCGAGTTCTCATAA